A region of Cellulophaga sp. RHA19 DNA encodes the following proteins:
- a CDS encoding polyprenol monophosphomannose synthase, producing the protein MTDSLVIIPTFNEIENIEAIINAVFALKKEFHILVVDDNSPDGTPQKIKELITQFPGKLFLEVRKEKAGLGTAYIHGFKWAIAKKYDYIFEMDADFSHSPKDLINLYNACIAGADLAIGSRYVKGINVVNWPLFRILLSYGASFYVKIITGMRVDDPTAGFICYKRKVLENISLDTVRFIGYAFQIEMKFRAHLKGFKIQEVPIVFTDRVRGKSKMSSSIIGEAVFGVIKMKYISLFQKNKF; encoded by the coding sequence ATGACAGATAGCTTAGTTATAATTCCTACTTTTAATGAGATAGAAAATATAGAAGCTATTATTAATGCAGTTTTTGCATTAAAAAAGGAATTTCACATTCTTGTTGTAGATGACAACTCGCCAGACGGTACTCCTCAAAAAATAAAAGAATTAATAACACAATTTCCTGGTAAATTATTTTTAGAGGTTCGTAAAGAAAAAGCTGGTTTAGGAACTGCTTACATTCACGGTTTTAAATGGGCAATTGCTAAAAAATACGATTATATTTTTGAGATGGATGCAGATTTTTCTCATTCACCCAAAGACTTAATAAACCTATACAACGCCTGTATTGCTGGCGCAGATTTAGCCATTGGTTCTAGGTATGTAAAAGGTATAAACGTTGTAAATTGGCCTCTTTTTAGAATTTTGCTTTCTTACGGCGCATCGTTTTACGTAAAAATAATAACGGGTATGCGTGTAGACGACCCAACTGCTGGTTTTATATGTTACAAAAGAAAAGTTTTAGAAAATATTAGTTTAGATACAGTACGTTTTATTGGCTATGCTTTTCAAATAGAAATGAAATTTAGAGCACATTTAAAAGGCTTTAAAATACAAGAAGTACCTATTGTTTTTACAGATAGAGTACGCGGAAAATCTAAAATGAGTTCTTCAATTATTGGCGAAGCTGTTTTTGGAGTGATAAAAATGAAATACATAAGCTTGTTTCAAAAAAACAAATTTTAA
- a CDS encoding DUF4271 domain-containing protein, with protein sequence MESITRVFNNVDWVTTIFVVSLFVLVLSKIFFYNKFINFVVLPFNNKYIFLHSKKHILFNWFNALWSLFLWLNVALFFYYILAIFKIGEVVTPTKYLLIFGILALFISLKLILQFINGFVFDAESAIVHIVFNKVSYQNYSGLVLFVANIFLTYITPYSELVAYLAAVLFIVVLCIGWVNLLRIHRNFITINFFYFILYLCALEISPFVIIGSYLKY encoded by the coding sequence ATGGAATCTATTACTAGGGTTTTTAATAATGTAGATTGGGTTACCACCATATTTGTGGTTAGTCTTTTTGTGTTGGTTTTAAGTAAAATCTTTTTTTACAATAAGTTTATAAATTTTGTGGTACTACCTTTCAATAACAAATATATTTTTTTGCACAGCAAAAAGCATATTTTATTTAATTGGTTTAATGCATTGTGGAGTTTGTTTTTGTGGTTAAACGTAGCACTGTTTTTTTATTATATACTTGCTATTTTTAAAATAGGAGAAGTAGTAACGCCAACTAAATACCTTTTAATTTTTGGAATATTAGCGTTATTTATTTCTTTAAAATTGATACTTCAGTTTATAAATGGGTTTGTTTTTGACGCCGAATCTGCCATTGTACACATTGTTTTTAATAAAGTTTCTTATCAAAATTACAGTGGTTTAGTGTTGTTTGTGGCTAATATTTTTCTTACATATATTACGCCATATTCTGAGTTAGTTGCTTATTTGGCGGCGGTTTTGTTTATCGTTGTACTGTGCATTGGATGGGTTAATCTGCTAAGAATTCATCGAAATTTCATAACAATTAATTTTTTCTATTTTATTTTGTACCTTTGCGCACTCGAAATTTCACCTTTTGTGATAATAGGTAGTTACCTAAAATATTGA
- a CDS encoding uroporphyrinogen-III synthase, translated as MKIKTILVSQPEPKMENSPYSRLIEKEKLKVDFRPFIHVEGVDAKTVRQQKIDLNNFTAIVLTSRNSVDHFFRIAEEMRFKVPDSMKYFCQSEAVAYYLQKYVVYRKRKIYVGKRMFADLTPLLKKYKTEKFLLPSSDVLKPIVPETLDGLGLEWKRAIFYKTVISDLSDLRNVYYDILVFFSPSGIESLLKNFPDFEQNDTKIAVYGNTTVNAATDAGLRIDILAPTPETPSMTMALQKYITTANKK; from the coding sequence ATGAAGATAAAAACGATTTTGGTTTCTCAGCCAGAACCTAAAATGGAGAATTCTCCCTATTCAAGACTTATTGAAAAGGAGAAGTTAAAGGTAGATTTTAGACCGTTTATACATGTAGAGGGCGTTGATGCAAAAACAGTGCGTCAGCAAAAAATAGATTTAAACAACTTTACAGCAATAGTTCTTACGAGTAGAAATTCTGTAGATCATTTTTTTAGAATTGCAGAAGAAATGCGTTTTAAAGTGCCAGATTCTATGAAGTACTTTTGCCAGTCTGAGGCTGTGGCTTACTATCTTCAAAAATATGTAGTTTACCGTAAGCGTAAGATATATGTTGGTAAAAGAATGTTTGCAGATTTAACTCCTTTGTTAAAAAAGTATAAAACAGAAAAGTTTCTTTTACCTTCTTCAGATGTATTAAAGCCAATAGTACCTGAAACATTGGATGGTCTTGGTTTAGAATGGAAAAGAGCTATTTTTTATAAAACAGTAATTAGTGATTTGTCTGACTTAAGAAATGTGTATTACGATATACTAGTGTTCTTTAGTCCGTCTGGTATTGAGTCTTTATTAAAGAATTTCCCAGATTTTGAACAAAATGATACTAAAATAGCTGTTTACGGAAATACAACAGTTAATGCTGCTACAGATGCTGGTTTACGTATAGACATACTTGCGCCAACACCAGAAACGCCATCTATGACAATGGCTTTACAGAAGTACATTACTACTGCTAATAAAAAATAA
- a CDS encoding alpha/beta fold hydrolase codes for MNNIKYKTENVNGVKIAYREAGDSNSPTVVLLHGFPSSSHQYRKVLNQLSNEFHLIAPDYPGFGNSDFLSKKEYEYTFDNIAKTINSFLEQKAITSYAIMIQDYGAPVGFRIATAHPDRITAIINQNGNAYEEGLGEAWKSTKEFWANRNETTEKALLPSFSLEGLEWQYTHGTRNSENVNPDTWHLDYLRLSRPNAHAVNLDLFYDYQNNVKLYPKWQQYLRDNQPPLLIVWGKNDAFFPESGAKAFKKDVKNIDYNIYNTGHFALEEDADKIIPKMRSFLHSLKK; via the coding sequence ATGAATAATATAAAATACAAAACGGAAAATGTAAATGGTGTAAAAATTGCTTATAGAGAAGCAGGAGACAGCAACAGCCCAACAGTAGTATTATTACACGGGTTTCCGTCTTCTTCTCATCAATACAGAAAAGTGTTAAACCAGCTATCTAATGAGTTTCATTTAATAGCTCCAGATTATCCTGGTTTTGGAAATAGTGATTTTCTTTCTAAAAAAGAATATGAGTATACTTTTGACAATATTGCTAAAACTATAAATTCATTTTTAGAGCAAAAAGCTATAACAAGTTATGCCATTATGATACAAGATTATGGAGCACCTGTTGGATTTAGAATTGCTACTGCACACCCAGATAGAATAACGGCTATAATTAACCAAAATGGTAATGCTTACGAAGAAGGTTTAGGCGAAGCTTGGAAGTCTACAAAAGAGTTTTGGGCTAATAGAAATGAAACTACAGAAAAAGCTTTATTACCTTCTTTTTCTCTAGAAGGTTTGGAGTGGCAATACACGCACGGTACTAGAAATTCAGAAAATGTAAATCCAGATACCTGGCATTTAGATTACCTTAGATTATCTAGACCAAATGCACATGCTGTTAACTTAGATTTGTTTTATGATTATCAAAATAATGTAAAACTATATCCTAAATGGCAACAATATTTAAGAGACAACCAACCACCATTGTTAATTGTTTGGGGTAAAAATGATGCGTTTTTTCCGGAAAGTGGAGCAAAAGCATTTAAAAAAGATGTAAAAAATATAGATTACAATATCTACAATACTGGTCACTTTGCACTAGAAGAAGATGCTGATAAAATTATACCAAAAATGAGATCTTTTTTACATAGTTTAAAAAAGTAA
- a CDS encoding TetR/AcrR family transcriptional regulator, whose protein sequence is MRPQKVLDKEILNGLTKIFRSRGYEGASLKELSDATGLKKASLYHRFPNGKQEMANAVLVHLEEWINTNVFHTLLDDNLTPAVRLKKGLLAIRELYDGGEAICIFRALSMQAGIELFEEQINKGMTQWLSAFKEIGIALNFTPEEAEKKALQVLIQVQGCLIVTKGLGDLSVFENTMQNIENSYLKP, encoded by the coding sequence ATGAGACCACAAAAAGTATTAGACAAAGAAATATTAAACGGCTTAACTAAAATTTTTAGATCTAGAGGTTATGAAGGTGCTAGTTTAAAAGAATTATCTGATGCTACTGGTTTAAAAAAAGCAAGTCTTTACCATAGGTTTCCTAACGGCAAACAAGAGATGGCAAACGCTGTTTTAGTTCATTTAGAAGAATGGATTAACACCAATGTTTTTCATACTCTTTTAGACGACAACTTAACACCTGCCGTCCGTTTAAAAAAAGGATTATTGGCTATACGTGAATTGTATGATGGTGGAGAAGCCATTTGTATATTTAGAGCACTATCTATGCAAGCTGGTATAGAGTTGTTTGAAGAGCAAATAAACAAAGGTATGACACAGTGGTTGTCTGCTTTTAAAGAAATAGGTATTGCCCTGAATTTTACACCCGAAGAAGCAGAAAAAAAAGCTTTACAAGTATTAATACAAGTACAAGGCTGCCTAATTGTTACAAAAGGCTTAGGTGATTTGTCAGTTTTTGAAAACACAATGCAAAACATAGAAAACAGTTACTTAAAACCATAA
- a CDS encoding DinB family protein: MKKSKILTLVLLISLCSTPLMAQENTFIKEYLERLETSKKYVILVAETMPKDKYTFKATPESMSFAEHLMHIAWAMDWHSKSLMGGRDARNWETDTELKVDNKSKEEMIATISNTFDVTSTFISEFDIKKLDERLDYFGANRTKRQILLLLTDHITHHRAQMLVYMRLNGLKPPRYVLYQ, encoded by the coding sequence ATGAAGAAAAGTAAAATTCTAACTTTAGTACTACTAATTTCTTTATGCTCTACTCCGCTTATGGCTCAGGAAAACACGTTTATAAAAGAATACTTAGAGCGTTTAGAAACTTCTAAAAAGTATGTAATTCTTGTGGCAGAAACTATGCCTAAAGACAAATATACTTTTAAAGCAACACCAGAGTCTATGAGTTTTGCAGAGCATTTAATGCATATTGCTTGGGCTATGGATTGGCACAGCAAATCTTTAATGGGCGGTAGAGATGCCAGAAATTGGGAAACAGATACAGAACTAAAAGTAGATAACAAATCTAAAGAAGAAATGATTGCAACAATTAGCAATACATTTGACGTTACTAGTACATTTATCTCTGAGTTTGATATAAAAAAGCTAGATGAAAGATTAGACTATTTTGGTGCTAACAGAACCAAAAGACAAATTTTATTATTACTTACTGACCACATAACACACCACAGAGCTCAAATGCTTGTTTATATGCGCTTAAACGGATTAAAACCTCCAAGGTATGTATTATATCAATAA
- a CDS encoding SH3 domain-containing protein, whose amino-acid sequence MKKIALTFILFIQIISLCAQNNLFVTAKSGLNVRENSSLDAKKIGKFNYAEKLAVLHKTDLFFEVTDDGKKIKGQWYKVTGKSDSNIELTGYVFSGFLSKPKQKDTFIFLHYNDNFDYPVIGASKGKSFYGFINNEEGRSYLKGDSIEIEWETGVVYIAGDDDRKQLADFIVTTKKIKNGKIANFREAYKKEIKYTYTNNYTQDYLDKLYLEVENYIVNSKNELIKKIIEDKEQLAYSIEDKTVNGKELTVIGIYKSFEGSTTTVQWLSYYPEFPKLYEIDL is encoded by the coding sequence ATGAAAAAAATTGCCTTAACTTTTATACTTTTTATACAAATTATATCTCTTTGTGCTCAAAACAATTTGTTTGTTACTGCCAAGAGTGGCTTAAACGTCAGGGAAAATTCTAGCTTGGATGCTAAAAAAATAGGGAAATTTAATTATGCCGAAAAATTAGCGGTATTACATAAAACAGACCTATTTTTTGAAGTAACTGACGACGGAAAAAAAATAAAAGGACAATGGTACAAAGTAACCGGTAAGTCTGACAGTAACATAGAGCTTACCGGCTATGTTTTTAGTGGTTTTTTATCCAAACCAAAACAAAAGGATACGTTTATTTTTCTTCATTATAATGACAATTTTGATTACCCCGTTATAGGAGCCTCAAAAGGAAAATCTTTCTACGGCTTTATTAATAATGAAGAAGGCCGTAGCTATTTAAAAGGAGATAGTATTGAAATTGAATGGGAAACTGGTGTTGTTTATATTGCTGGTGACGATGACAGAAAACAACTTGCTGATTTTATTGTTACTACTAAAAAAATTAAAAATGGTAAAATTGCTAACTTTAGAGAGGCATATAAAAAGGAAATAAAATACACTTATACAAATAACTACACGCAAGATTATTTAGATAAGCTTTATCTAGAGGTTGAAAATTATATAGTCAATTCTAAAAATGAATTGATTAAAAAAATAATAGAAGACAAAGAACAGTTAGCTTACAGTATAGAAGATAAAACAGTTAATGGTAAAGAATTAACCGTAATAGGAATTTATAAATCTTTTGAAGGAAGCACAACTACAGTACAGTGGCTGTCTTATTACCCAGAGTTTCCAAAGTTGTATGAGATAGATTTATAA